CACGCTTCCCTAACTATCGCTGAAATACAAGACTATCTCCAGCATTTGGGTTGGGTCGGTGATGATGGTCCCAACCTGGAGTTACACCTTTACCAGTCTTCCGATCGCCATTGGACATTGGAGAAGAAGTTCCAAAGTTCAACCATAGTACAGCGATAGGACTGCAACGAAGGGAATCAGGTTTCCGCTGATTTGCGTTAAAATTCTCGTAAGCTTTCCCCATCAGGGATTTTTCTCTCGATCCATATGCTACTTTTTTTGGCCCATCCGGCACCAACCTCCCACCAGTACCCTCCAAGACGGATACCCTAAGGCCCTGTTTCGCCCCGTCCCGTCCTCCCACTGCTATCTAGGAGCTTGCCCATGCTACACCGGAAAATCTATCAACTTTGTACCGATGGCCACGAAGTCAGTCTTTACCTGAGGGACCAACAAAGGTGGGTAGAAAATGCCAAAATTCTGACACTGGAGGGGGATTTGGTCACTTTCCGCTATGAGACCGAAGAAGAGGATGAGGTCTGTGCCTGGGAAGAAATGGTGCGCCTGGAAAGCATTGGCTCCGTTAACCGTAAGTTGGCCTCCGTTTCCCGCCTTGGTCATGAACTGCTAATTTCTGAAGATTGTCCAGAGGCGGAACAGTTACTAGCCCGATCGCCAAAGTCCCACCAGGAAGAAGAAGAGGAAGACTGCGACTAAACTGGAACAGATTAAAATAAATTCCCCTATTTTTCCCGGCCCCACTATGACCGAAAATATTGTCCGCGAAACCAGCAAGAAAAAAGAAAGCCCCCCGGAAAATACCTGGTTAGAGTTGGGCAAAACCATGGTTACCGC
The genomic region above belongs to Synechocystis sp. PCC 6803 substr. PCC-P and contains:
- a CDS encoding DUF6679 family protein, giving the protein MLHRKIYQLCTDGHEVSLYLRDQQRWVENAKILTLEGDLVTFRYETEEEDEVCAWEEMVRLESIGSVNRKLASVSRLGHELLISEDCPEAEQLLARSPKSHQEEEEEDCD